From Alloacidobacterium dinghuense:
TCAGGATAACTCGATCTTCTTCTCGTACGCGCAGGCCAAGCGTTGTTGTTTCTCGCAATAGAAGCTCTTCGAGAGCTTCGCGGCGGTCAGGGCGACAAAGCACAGTAAGCAGGCTGCCCATACGGCCCTTCTTCATCACTACGGGCGCGCACATCACGTCGAGCGCGCCTTCTTCAAGCACCCGTTCCATCGTATGCGCCAGCAATTGCGGAGTCGCGTCGTCTACCGCGCATTCCAGAACGGAGACTCGCTCGCCGGATGTTTTCCGGGCGCCCGTGGAGTCGCCGATACTGAGGCGCAGGACGTTGGGAAAATCCTTCGGGTTGCGCGTGCCTGCTCCGTAACCGATCGCTTCCGTTGTGATCACCGGAACATCGACAAAACTACATCCGAGAGCTTTGAGGATTGCGGCGCCGGTGGGAGTCGTCAATTCTTTCTGAATGCCAGCCGAATAGGTGGGAATGCCTTTCAACAGTTCCGCGGTTGCAGGCGCGGGCACCGGAAACAAGCCATGAGCACACTGGACGAATCCACTGCCGACATTCACTGCCGATGCGTACCACATGTCAAGACCGAGCGAGCAAAGACCAACTGCGGCGCAAACAATATCCGTGATCGTGTCTACGGCACCAACTTCGTGAAAGTGCACCGTCTCGACGGGGACGCTGTGAATCTTCGCTTCAGCCTGAGCAAGCAGCTCAAAGGCACGCAGGGCCAGAGCACGCGCATCCAGAGCTAGCTGCGCATTTTCGATCAGCTCGCGAATCTGTTTCCAACTGCGTCCGTGAACATGCTTGTCCTCATGATGAGGATCGTGGTCGTGACTGTGTGAGTGATCGTGATGGCTATGGTGATGATCGTGACTCGGGCGATGCTCGGCGATCTCGCCGCTGGCCGCGTCGAGCACATCGACTTTGGTGGCCGCGATGCCGCTGCGATCGACGGATGAAAACCTCAGGCTAGCGCCGATGTTCAACGCACGTGCCGTTTCTTCGAGCAAAGATTGAGAGACACCCACGTCCATGAGTGCGCCGAGCAGCATGTCTCCGCTGATGCCGGCAAAACATTCGAGATAACCAATTCGCATTCTTTATTTCCCGGTTGCCTTCGCCAGCATGTCGACGGGCAGAATTTCGTTCATCGATCCGGAACGGTAGCCGTCGCAATCCACCGCAACATAGTGGAAACCTGCCGAGCGCACTGCCTTGCCCATCTGAGAGAATGTCTCCGGCTTGAGCGTCGATGCCAGCTCGCTCTCCGCAATCTCGATGCGCGCAATGTTGCCGTGATGGCGCACGCGGAAATTACGCAATCCCATGCTGCGCAGAGCTTCCTCAGCATCTTCCACCATGCGCAATGCTTCAGGAGTTACGCGGCGACCGTATTCGATACGCGACGAAAGGCACGCGGAGGCGGGCTTGTCCCACACCCGCAGACCTGCGGCCTGCGCCAGTGTGCGGATGTCAGCCTTCGTCAGCCCTGCTTCGGCGAGCGGCGCGGCTACGGCGTGTTCGGCCGCAGCGCGCTGACCGGGGCGAAAATCCCTCTTGTCATCGATGTTTAGTCCATAGGCGACAGCAGTGAAACCGAGCTGCTGGCGCTCTTTTTCGAGTACCGTAAAGAGCTCGTCTTTACAGTGGAAGCAGCGATCTGCTTTGTTTACGGCGTATTCCTCACGTTCCAGTTCGTCAGTCTCAACGGTGCGCAGCGGAATCGCCTGCTCCTGCGCGAATTCGACTGCTTCGCGGTAATGGCTGCGCGGCAGGCTGGCAGAATCGGCGATGACTGCAAGCATCTGTTCGTGGAGCACTTGATGAGCAGCGTGGGCGAGATACGCCGAGTCAACGCCGCCAGAATAGGCAACAATTACGCTGCCCAACTCGCGGAGCCTCGCATCCAGACGCTGCCTTTTTCCTTCTAACTCTGTCATCAACCCAGCCATTGCGGATTCTGATATGTTCCGTCGAAATCGTGACTTGTCTTGTAAAGCTCAAATTGCCCGTTCTGCGCAACCGTCTCGGTCTTCTTCAGGATAGCGCTGACTTCTGCTTCGCTGAGGCCGCGGAAATTCTTAGCAGTGTCGATTGCCTGCTGCAGGATCTGCATCGAGTCGCATCCGGTGATCACTACGCTGACGGGCAAATGCATCGCGTAGCGGAGACAATCAACGGGCGTAACGGTGTTGCTCTTCAGAATGATGCTGTCGCCCATTGGCTTCATGCCGAGAATGCCCATATTCAGCTTCTTTGCCGCGGGAATGACTTTACTGCCGAAGCTGTCAAAGTGGGCGTCCATGACATTCAGCGGCATCTGCACCGTGTCAAACGTGTAGTTGTGCTTGGTCGCGGTCTCGATCATGTGCAGATGAATCTCGGGGCTCTTGTGCCCGGTGAACCCGATGAAGTGGACCTTGCCTTCCTTCTTGGCTTTTTCAAGATATTCCAGAGAGCCGCCGGTCGCGAAGACGCGCTCCGGATCGTCCATCCGGATGACTTCGTGAATCTGAATAAGGTCGATGTAGTCGGTCTGCAGGCGTTTCAAGGATTCTTCAACCTGCTGTTGCGCGGATTTCGCGGTGCGGCCGTCGAGCTTTGTCATCAGAAAGGCTTTTTGCCGATAACCGTCCTTTAAGGCGATGCCCATGCGCTCTTCGCTGACACCCTTGTTGTAATCCCAGCAGTTGTCGAGGAAATTGACGCCAGAATCGAGGCCGGTTCGGATAATCCTGGTGCTTTCATCCTGCGAGACGTAACTCCTGCCGATGTGATGGCCGCCAAGTCCGACGAGGGATACCTTGACCCCGGTCCTGCCCAGCGTGCGGTAGGGTATGCCGGACACAGAATCCGCAGCCTCGGCATAAGGAGGGAGAGTTGAGGCGAGCGCGGTTATCGCCGCGGACTTAAGAAACTCACGCCGTTCCATCATATTGGTCCTCAACGTCATCCTACTCCTTGCAAGCAGGATGACGAACCTTGTTCATCTCCTTTCGATGCGTCAGGAGCATGAATTGGTGTGCCCGTTGCAAGCGCGATACTCTAAGAAGAAGGATGGCAGTGCTTCAGTTACGATCGGCCCTTACCCCCGAGGAACGGCAGCAGAGGCAAACGCTCATTCTGCGAGATACGGCGGCTCTGTTGAGCCTGTTCGCCATCGCCATTCTCCTTTTCTTCATTACGCTTTTCCTTTTCCATTCTTTTTCCATGCATCGCCGGGAACTCGCGCAACGGTGGCACACACGCGGTGAAAAAGCTTTGCAAGCCAACCAGCCCCTTGTTGCCATAGACGCATTGCGGTCGGCTTTGGCCTATGCCCCGGATGATGAAAATCTTGAGATCGAACTGGCCGAGGCGCTGGCCGCCGCCGGCCGCACGGAAGAAGCTGTCTCCTACTTCAACACACTGCTCGAATCGCATCCCGGCAACGGGATGATCAACCTGCAGCTTGCGCGGCTGGCGGCAAGACAGGGCGAAGAAGCAACCGCACTCGACCACTACCAAGCCGCGCTTGATGGAACCTGGGAAGGAGACGGCTATATTCGCCGCCGCGAGGTGCGACTGGAACTGGCGCAATATTTAATTGACCGTAAACGATACGACCGCGCGCGGAACCAGCTATTGATTGCTGCAGGCAACGCCCCGGACGAAGTCAACATTGAGCTTCAGATAGCTGGATTGCTCGAAAGAGCGCAGGACCCCGCAAACGCGCTGCATCTATATCAAAAGGCCCTGCAGCATAAGCCCACAAAGCTGGCTGTGCTTGAGGGGGCTGCCCGCACGGCTTATGAACTCAACCGTTTTCTGCAGGCCAAGGAATATCTGGAGCGCACGCTCAACCATGCCGAGTTTGAAAGGCAGCCTGCCGAGGATCAGGCACAGTTTCGCAACATGCTTTCCGATGCGGATCACATCCTGTTGCTGTATCCGAGTTTCGAACTAAGCGCTCGCGGGCGAGCCGAGCGCATTCTGGCGAGCCGAAAGATTGCCCAGGAAAGACTTGCAGCCTGCCTGAGCAGCAAATCTACGGGTCCTCCCGCATTGCAAACGCTAGCCGATCAATGGCAGCATCTGCCAGCAACGCTCCGTTTGTTGCAACTCGAAGAGAATCCGGAGATGGAACAGCAAATCATGCAACTCGTGTACCAAACTGAGCAGGTCACGAGCCAGCAATGCGGCGCGCCTTCCGGCAACGACGCCCTACTGCTGAAGATCGGCCACGCACCGGATGCAGTCGAGCAGCAATGAGCATACAGCCGATGCAGGAAGCCGCGACCCTCAAATCAAAGAAAGCACCCTATCGTCCCTTAACGCAGTCAGAGATTGAAAAGATTGCACCGACGCGGGATGAGCGGCTTTTTCTCGTTCTTTCGATTTTCATCGGAGTGCTCTCCGGCCTACTGGTCGTTTCTTTCCGCATCGCCATCGAGTGGATCAAGATTCTGACACTCGGCTCAGCGCCACATGCTGGACAAGTCCGGCTCCTGCTTGTTCCAGCTCTCGCTGGTTTGTTTGTTGCGGCTCTGGTCCAGCTCTTTTTCCCGGCTGCTCGCGGCAGCGGTGTGAATCAGACCAAAGCCGCCTTATATATCTACAACGGTTACATTTCGTTCAAAACCGTCATTGGAAAATTTGTCACCTCGGCGCTGGCGATCGGTTGCGGACATTCGCTCGGGCCGGAAGATCCTTCACTACAGATCGGCGCCGGCGTGGCATCCATGGTGGCCCGACGTTTGAATCTTTCGCGGCAGCGACTGCGGCTGTTCGCGCCCATCGGCGCCGCAGCCGGTCTTGCTGCAGCTTTTAATGCGCCCATCTCCGCGATTCTTTTTGTCATTGAAGAAGTCATCGGCCAATGGAGCGCCGCAGTGCTGGGCTCCATCGTCCTCTCGGCAATTTCAAGTGTCGTGGTAGCCCGCTGGTTCTGGGGATCGGAACCGATTTTCCGAATTCCAACGATCACGCTCCGCGACCCGCGCGAGTTGATCGCCTATGCGGTTCTCGGCGTGGTCGGTGGATTCGCCGCGCTCGTCTTTTCGAAGTCTCTCGGCTACTTGCGGCCACGTCTGCGCGCTTTACCGCATTGGACACACTATTGCCAGTCTGGCATTGCCGGTCTGCTGGTCGGGTCGATCG
This genomic window contains:
- the larC gene encoding nickel pincer cofactor biosynthesis protein LarC, with the translated sequence MRIGYLECFAGISGDMLLGALMDVGVSQSLLEETARALNIGASLRFSSVDRSGIAATKVDVLDAASGEIAEHRPSHDHHHSHHDHSHSHDHDPHHEDKHVHGRSWKQIRELIENAQLALDARALALRAFELLAQAEAKIHSVPVETVHFHEVGAVDTITDIVCAAVGLCSLGLDMWYASAVNVGSGFVQCAHGLFPVPAPATAELLKGIPTYSAGIQKELTTPTGAAILKALGCSFVDVPVITTEAIGYGAGTRNPKDFPNVLRLSIGDSTGARKTSGERVSVLECAVDDATPQLLAHTMERVLEEGALDVMCAPVVMKKGRMGSLLTVLCRPDRREALEELLLRETTTLGLRVREEDRVILTRRFVEVETAYGAIRVKIGSRNGEDLNWMPEYEDCARAAREHGVPLKQVMQSVLSAADKKVEA
- the larE gene encoding ATP-dependent sacrificial sulfur transferase LarE, giving the protein MTELEGKRQRLDARLRELGSVIVAYSGGVDSAYLAHAAHQVLHEQMLAVIADSASLPRSHYREAVEFAQEQAIPLRTVETDELEREEYAVNKADRCFHCKDELFTVLEKERQQLGFTAVAYGLNIDDKRDFRPGQRAAAEHAVAAPLAEAGLTKADIRTLAQAAGLRVWDKPASACLSSRIEYGRRVTPEALRMVEDAEEALRSMGLRNFRVRHHGNIARIEIAESELASTLKPETFSQMGKAVRSAGFHYVAVDCDGYRSGSMNEILPVDMLAKATGK
- a CDS encoding aldo/keto reductase; translated protein: MTLRTNMMERREFLKSAAITALASTLPPYAEAADSVSGIPYRTLGRTGVKVSLVGLGGHHIGRSYVSQDESTRIIRTGLDSGVNFLDNCWDYNKGVSEERMGIALKDGYRQKAFLMTKLDGRTAKSAQQQVEESLKRLQTDYIDLIQIHEVIRMDDPERVFATGGSLEYLEKAKKEGKVHFIGFTGHKSPEIHLHMIETATKHNYTFDTVQMPLNVMDAHFDSFGSKVIPAAKKLNMGILGMKPMGDSIILKSNTVTPVDCLRYAMHLPVSVVITGCDSMQILQQAIDTAKNFRGLSEAEVSAILKKTETVAQNGQFELYKTSHDFDGTYQNPQWLG
- a CDS encoding tetratricopeptide repeat protein; translation: MLQLRSALTPEERQQRQTLILRDTAALLSLFAIAILLFFITLFLFHSFSMHRRELAQRWHTRGEKALQANQPLVAIDALRSALAYAPDDENLEIELAEALAAAGRTEEAVSYFNTLLESHPGNGMINLQLARLAARQGEEATALDHYQAALDGTWEGDGYIRRREVRLELAQYLIDRKRYDRARNQLLIAAGNAPDEVNIELQIAGLLERAQDPANALHLYQKALQHKPTKLAVLEGAARTAYELNRFLQAKEYLERTLNHAEFERQPAEDQAQFRNMLSDADHILLLYPSFELSARGRAERILASRKIAQERLAACLSSKSTGPPALQTLADQWQHLPATLRLLQLEENPEMEQQIMQLVYQTEQVTSQQCGAPSGNDALLLKIGHAPDAVEQQ
- a CDS encoding chloride channel protein, whose amino-acid sequence is MSIQPMQEAATLKSKKAPYRPLTQSEIEKIAPTRDERLFLVLSIFIGVLSGLLVVSFRIAIEWIKILTLGSAPHAGQVRLLLVPALAGLFVAALVQLFFPAARGSGVNQTKAALYIYNGYISFKTVIGKFVTSALAIGCGHSLGPEDPSLQIGAGVASMVARRLNLSRQRLRLFAPIGAAAGLAAAFNAPISAILFVIEEVIGQWSAAVLGSIVLSAISSVVVARWFWGSEPIFRIPTITLRDPRELIAYAVLGVVGGFAALVFSKSLGYLRPRLRALPHWTHYCQSGIAGLLVGSIGYFGFAQVMGPGYEVMDQAMHGQFAWKLLLALALLKILATTLSFSSGTPGGMFAPTLFIGAMLGASVGSFEKLFFPHLTGTVGAYALVGMGVLFAGFLRAPLTSVFMVLEVSGNYSIIVPVILANMIAYLMSRALQPVPIFEVFTHQDGLELPSMEEAREESELHLEDALHPVNVPIIKGHQTISDAAQIASAAQASAFLISLWDGSWYSMTTQDLTSACAMSTSDTPIDSTLPAERTPILFPDMPLDSTFHHFPRWPVLPVLNRASKGTLEGIVTQDDVLHCYRQH